One part of the Sorangiineae bacterium MSr11954 genome encodes these proteins:
- the tnpB gene encoding IS66 family insertion sequence element accessory protein TnpB (TnpB, as the term is used for proteins encoded by IS66 family insertion elements, is considered an accessory protein, since TnpC, encoded by a neighboring gene, is a DDE family transposase.): MLSLPPSVRIFVATQPVDGRKGLDSLALIVRSVFEHDPLSGHLYVFFSRRCDRVRILYWDRHGFAMWMKRLERGRFHARFGEDGELSVNAIEAAELGLILEGIDLPARDVVLVGSPGPKSSPSCVSPEFSAALRRPINDAPDDDHFTLRARYREGARVARGDDRRAPLHRDRRRDPYAHHAHARRQHRAGDEARSLEAQAPAVGDAAAARASARTAALQRRAPAT, from the coding sequence GTGCTGAGCCTTCCTCCGAGCGTGCGCATCTTCGTGGCTACGCAGCCGGTCGATGGTCGCAAAGGACTCGACAGCCTCGCGCTCATCGTCCGTAGCGTCTTCGAGCACGACCCTCTGAGCGGGCATCTTTATGTATTTTTCTCCCGCCGATGCGATCGCGTGCGTATCTTGTATTGGGACCGCCATGGCTTCGCAATGTGGATGAAGCGTCTCGAGCGCGGTCGATTTCACGCCAGATTTGGCGAAGACGGTGAGCTCTCGGTCAATGCGATCGAAGCTGCGGAATTGGGCTTGATTCTCGAAGGGATCGATCTGCCGGCGCGCGACGTCGTCCTCGTTGGGAGCCCCGGTCCAAAAAGCTCACCGTCGTGCGTGTCGCCTGAGTTTTCAGCAGCGCTCCGTCGTCCGATAAACGATGCGCCCGACGACGATCACTTCACCCTACGCGCCCGATATCGAGAAGGTGCGCGCGTGGCTCGAGGAGATGATCGCCGCGCTCCGCTTCATCGAGATCGTCGCCGCGATCCTTACGCTCATCACGCGCATGCGCGACGTCAACACCGAGCTGGTGACGAAGCTCGCTCACTTGAAGCGCAGGCGCCCGCCGTCGGAGACGCTGCAGCGGCTCGAGCGTCAGCTCGCACTGCCGCTCTTCAGCGTCGCGCTCCCGCGACGTAA
- a CDS encoding HD domain-containing protein, whose product MLEALGAPYRLIAHGLLVAEAAEVLLLKLRQVGFVVDESWVLAGAVLHDAGKIVHPSELDAPGKSHESAGEALLLAHGVERHVAHTCVSHAAWEHASCSVEEKLVALADALWKGVRRPVLETAIIDEVARRTQADRWSIFVDLDTCFEAIADEGSDRLARSQAPAFSSLPR is encoded by the coding sequence GTGCTCGAAGCACTCGGCGCGCCGTATCGGCTCATCGCCCACGGACTTCTCGTCGCGGAAGCCGCGGAGGTGCTCCTTTTGAAGCTGCGACAGGTCGGCTTTGTCGTGGATGAGTCGTGGGTCTTGGCCGGTGCGGTTCTGCACGACGCGGGCAAGATCGTGCACCCATCCGAACTCGACGCACCGGGTAAGTCGCACGAGAGCGCGGGTGAGGCGTTGCTCTTGGCCCACGGCGTCGAGCGCCATGTCGCTCATACCTGCGTATCCCATGCGGCGTGGGAGCACGCGTCGTGCTCGGTCGAGGAGAAGCTCGTCGCCCTCGCCGATGCGCTCTGGAAGGGTGTTCGGCGGCCGGTTCTCGAAACGGCCATCATCGACGAGGTCGCACGGCGGACCCAGGCAGACCGCTGGAGTATCTTCGTGGATCTCGATACCTGCTTCGAAGCCATCGCCGATGAAGGAAGCGATCGCCTCGCGCGTAGCCAGGCGCCTGCGTTCTCCTCGCTCCCGCGATGA